In a genomic window of Callithrix jacchus isolate 240 chromosome 22, calJac240_pri, whole genome shotgun sequence:
- the FLT3LG gene encoding fms-related tyrosine kinase 3 ligand isoform X16, with product MKSFHRNWCRRRKPGGGSGGNSAISKSHTRGGEAQGRAGQGLGHGCPRLVLLSLPRPSRRRHEGPPAEMTVLVPAWSPTTRLLLLLLLSSELSGTQDCSFQFSPISSDFAAKIRELGGLHLSSSDPPTSASQSAGYYRREPLCWELSPLFEAKSDYLLQDYPVTVASNLQDEELCGALWRLVLAQRWMERLKTVAGSKMRGLLERVNTEIHFVTKCAFQPPRSCLRFVQTNISRFLQETSEQLVSLKPWITRRNFSRCLELQCQPGAPHPQSPEPAACGALTQPGPHLGWSAMARFLLTGTFICWVQAILLPRPLK from the exons ATGAAGAGTTTTCACCGTAACTGGTGCAGACGCAGGAAGCCTGGGGGAGGAAGCGGGGGAAACTCGGCCATATCAAAGTCACACACCAGAGGAGGGGAGGCGCAGGGGCGGGCAGGGCAGGGGTTGGGGCATGGGTGTCCAAGACTTGTTCTTCTGTCCCTTCCAAGACCCAGCCGCAGAAGGCATGAGGGTCCCCCGGCCGAGATGACAGTGCTGGTGCCAGCCTGGAGTCCAACA ACTcgtctcctgctgctgctgctgctgagctcGGAACTCAGTGGGACCCAGGACTGCTCCTTCCAGTTCAGCCCCATCTCCTCCGACTTCGCTGCCAAAATCCGTGAGCTG ggtggtctccatctgagctcaagcgatcctcccacctcggcctcccaaagtgctggatattacaggcgtgagccactgtgctgggagcTGTCGCCCCTTTTTGAGGCCAAG TCTGACTACTTGCTTCAAGATTATCCGGTCACAGTGGCCTCCAATCTGCAGGAC GAGGAGCTCTGCGGCGCCCTCTGGCGGCTGGTCCTGGCACAGCGCTGGATGGAGCGGCTCAAGACTGTGGCTGGGTCCAAGATGCGAGGCTTGCTGGAGCGCGTGAACACGGAGATACACTTTGTCACCAAATGTGCCTTTCAG CCCCCCCGCAGCTGTCTTCGCTTCGTCCAGACCAACATCTCCCGCTTCCTGCAGGAGACCTCCGAGCAGCTGGTCTCTCTGAAGCCCTGGATCACTCGCCGGAATTTCTCCCGGTGCCTGGAGCTGCAGTGTCAGCCCG GTGCCCCCCATCCCCAGTCCCCAGAACCTGCTGCTTGTGGAGCATTGACCCAGCCGGGGCCTCATCTTG gctggagtgcaatggcacgatttctgCTCACTGGAACTTTcatctgctgggttcaagcaattcttctgcctcggcctctcaagtag
- the FLT3LG gene encoding fms-related tyrosine kinase 3 ligand isoform X9, translating into MKSFHRNWCRRRKPGGGSGGNSAISKSHTRGGEAQGRAGQGLGHGCPRLVLLSLPRPSRRRHEGPPAEMTVLVPAWSPTTRLLLLLLLSSELSGTQDCSFQFSPISSDFAAKIRELSDYLLQDYPVTVASNLQDEELCGALWRLVLAQRWMERLKTVAGSKMRGLLERVNTEIHFVTKCAFQPPRSCLRFVQTNISRFLQETSEQLVSLKPWITRRNFSRCLELQCQPGAPHPQSPEPAACGALTQPGPHLDGVLLCHQAGVQWHYLGSQQPQQFSCLSLWSSWDYRLECNGTISAHWNFHLLGSSNSSASASQVAGTTGEDTEVHRGESPARDCTARTQRKLARGWSLPWARCPSRFLPRMEATPEPSTGPIYPTLYKAVVP; encoded by the exons ATGAAGAGTTTTCACCGTAACTGGTGCAGACGCAGGAAGCCTGGGGGAGGAAGCGGGGGAAACTCGGCCATATCAAAGTCACACACCAGAGGAGGGGAGGCGCAGGGGCGGGCAGGGCAGGGGTTGGGGCATGGGTGTCCAAGACTTGTTCTTCTGTCCCTTCCAAGACCCAGCCGCAGAAGGCATGAGGGTCCCCCGGCCGAGATGACAGTGCTGGTGCCAGCCTGGAGTCCAACA ACTcgtctcctgctgctgctgctgctgagctcGGAACTCAGTGGGACCCAGGACTGCTCCTTCCAGTTCAGCCCCATCTCCTCCGACTTCGCTGCCAAAATCCGTGAGCTG TCTGACTACTTGCTTCAAGATTATCCGGTCACAGTGGCCTCCAATCTGCAGGAC GAGGAGCTCTGCGGCGCCCTCTGGCGGCTGGTCCTGGCACAGCGCTGGATGGAGCGGCTCAAGACTGTGGCTGGGTCCAAGATGCGAGGCTTGCTGGAGCGCGTGAACACGGAGATACACTTTGTCACCAAATGTGCCTTTCAG CCCCCCCGCAGCTGTCTTCGCTTCGTCCAGACCAACATCTCCCGCTTCCTGCAGGAGACCTCCGAGCAGCTGGTCTCTCTGAAGCCCTGGATCACTCGCCGGAATTTCTCCCGGTGCCTGGAGCTGCAGTGTCAGCCCG GTGCCCCCCATCCCCAGTCCCCAGAACCTGCTGCTTGTGGAGCATTGACCCAGCCGGGGCCTCATCTTG atggagtcttgctctgtcaccaggctggagtgcagtggcactatcttggctcacagcaacctcagcaattctcctgcctcagcctctggagtagctgggattacag gctggagtgcaatggcacgatttctgCTCACTGGAACTTTcatctgctgggttcaagcaattcttctgcctcggcctctcaagtagctgggactacag gggAAGACACTGAGGTACACAGAGGGGAGTCACCAGCCAGAGACTGCACAGCTCGGACACAGAGGAAGTTGGCTAGAGGATGGTCCCTTCCTTGGGCCCGATGCCCCTCTCGCTTCCTCCCCAGGATGGAGGCAACACCAGAACCCAGCACCGGCCCCATTTACCCAACTCTGTACAAAGCTGTTGTCCCATGA
- the FLT3LG gene encoding fms-related tyrosine kinase 3 ligand isoform X1 → MKSFHRNWCRRRKPGGGSGGNSAISKSHTRGGEAQGRAGQGLGHGCPRLVLLSLPRPSRRRHEGPPAEMTVLVPAWSPTTRLLLLLLLSSELSGTQDCSFQFSPISSDFAAKIRELGGLHLSSSDPPTSASQSAGYYRREPLCWELSPLFEAKSDYLLQDYPVTVASNLQDVSHVGRDLGWRWGPQTQDAPPRRVHNLVLPSAKPGIRVPCPSSLGPSSPGPAPPPSDPWVLPLGGALRRPLAAGPGTALDGAAQDCGWVQDARLAGAREHGDTLCHQMCLSGDLRAAGLSEALDHSPEFLPVPGAAVSARLLDPATPTEFWGPGGHSANSPTVPPALPAAAAHGPPAAGRCLVPALAEDTAEDVLCWGAGAPHPQSPEPAACGALTQPGPHLDGVLLCHQAGVQWHYLGSQQPQQFSCLSLWSSWDYRLECNGTISAHWNFHLLGSSNSSASASQVAGTTGEDTEVHRGESPARDCTARTQRKLARGWSLPWARCPSRFLPRMEATPEPSTGPIYPTLYKAVVP, encoded by the exons ATGAAGAGTTTTCACCGTAACTGGTGCAGACGCAGGAAGCCTGGGGGAGGAAGCGGGGGAAACTCGGCCATATCAAAGTCACACACCAGAGGAGGGGAGGCGCAGGGGCGGGCAGGGCAGGGGTTGGGGCATGGGTGTCCAAGACTTGTTCTTCTGTCCCTTCCAAGACCCAGCCGCAGAAGGCATGAGGGTCCCCCGGCCGAGATGACAGTGCTGGTGCCAGCCTGGAGTCCAACA ACTcgtctcctgctgctgctgctgctgagctcGGAACTCAGTGGGACCCAGGACTGCTCCTTCCAGTTCAGCCCCATCTCCTCCGACTTCGCTGCCAAAATCCGTGAGCTG ggtggtctccatctgagctcaagcgatcctcccacctcggcctcccaaagtgctggatattacaggcgtgagccactgtgctgggagcTGTCGCCCCTTTTTGAGGCCAAG TCTGACTACTTGCTTCAAGATTATCCGGTCACAGTGGCCTCCAATCTGCAGGACGTGAGTCACGTTGGGAGGGACCTAGGGTGGAGGTGGGGACCACAGACTCAAGATGCCCCACCCAGGCGAGTGCATAACCTGGTCCTCCCCTCTGCAAAGCCAGGAATCCGAGTCCCCTGCCCCTCTTCCCTCGGACCCAGCAGCCccggcccagcccctcctccctcggaCCCGTGGGTTCTCCCCCTAGGAGGAGCTCTGCGGCGCCCTCTGGCGGCTGGTCCTGGCACAGCGCTGGATGGAGCGGCTCAAGACTGTGGCTGGGTCCAAGATGCGAGGCTTGCTGGAGCGCGTGAACACGGAGATACACTTTGTCACCAAATGTGCCTTTCAG GAGACCTCCGAGCAGCTGGTCTCTCTGAAGCCCTGGATCACTCGCCGGAATTTCTCCCGGTGCCTGGAGCTGCAGTGTCAGCCCG ACTCCTCGACCCTGCCACCCCCACAGAATTCTGGGGCCCTGGAGGCCACAGCGCCAACAGCCCCACCGTCCCCCCtgctcttcctgctgctgctgcccatGGGCCTCCTGCTGCTGGCCGCTGCCTGGTGCCTGCACTGGCAGAGGACACAGCAGAGGATGTCCTGTGCTGGGGAGCAG GTGCCCCCCATCCCCAGTCCCCAGAACCTGCTGCTTGTGGAGCATTGACCCAGCCGGGGCCTCATCTTG atggagtcttgctctgtcaccaggctggagtgcagtggcactatcttggctcacagcaacctcagcaattctcctgcctcagcctctggagtagctgggattacag gctggagtgcaatggcacgatttctgCTCACTGGAACTTTcatctgctgggttcaagcaattcttctgcctcggcctctcaagtagctgggactacag gggAAGACACTGAGGTACACAGAGGGGAGTCACCAGCCAGAGACTGCACAGCTCGGACACAGAGGAAGTTGGCTAGAGGATGGTCCCTTCCTTGGGCCCGATGCCCCTCTCGCTTCCTCCCCAGGATGGAGGCAACACCAGAACCCAGCACCGGCCCCATTTACCCAACTCTGTACAAAGCTGTTGTCCCATGA
- the FLT3LG gene encoding fms-related tyrosine kinase 3 ligand isoform X5: MKSFHRNWCRRRKPGGGSGGNSAISKSHTRGGEAQGRAGQGLGHGCPRLVLLSLPRPSRRRHEGPPAEMTVLVPAWSPTTRLLLLLLLSSELSGTQDCSFQFSPISSDFAAKIRELGGLHLSSSDPPTSASQSAGYYRREPLCWELSPLFEAKSDYLLQDYPVTVASNLQDVSHVGRDLGWRWGPQTQDAPPRRVHNLVLPSAKPGIRVPCPSSLGPSSPGPAPPPSDPWVLPLGGALRRPLAAGPGTALDGAAQDCGWVQDARLAGAREHGDTLCHQMCLSAPPQLSSLRPDQHLPLPAGDLRAAGLSEALDHSPEFLPVPGAAVSARLLDPATPTEFWGPGGHSANSPTVPPALPAAAAHGPPAAGRCLVPALAEDTAEDVLCWGAGAPHPQSPEPAACGALTQPGPHLDGVLLCHQAGVQWHYLGSQQPQQFSCLSLWSSWDYRGRH; this comes from the exons ATGAAGAGTTTTCACCGTAACTGGTGCAGACGCAGGAAGCCTGGGGGAGGAAGCGGGGGAAACTCGGCCATATCAAAGTCACACACCAGAGGAGGGGAGGCGCAGGGGCGGGCAGGGCAGGGGTTGGGGCATGGGTGTCCAAGACTTGTTCTTCTGTCCCTTCCAAGACCCAGCCGCAGAAGGCATGAGGGTCCCCCGGCCGAGATGACAGTGCTGGTGCCAGCCTGGAGTCCAACA ACTcgtctcctgctgctgctgctgctgagctcGGAACTCAGTGGGACCCAGGACTGCTCCTTCCAGTTCAGCCCCATCTCCTCCGACTTCGCTGCCAAAATCCGTGAGCTG ggtggtctccatctgagctcaagcgatcctcccacctcggcctcccaaagtgctggatattacaggcgtgagccactgtgctgggagcTGTCGCCCCTTTTTGAGGCCAAG TCTGACTACTTGCTTCAAGATTATCCGGTCACAGTGGCCTCCAATCTGCAGGACGTGAGTCACGTTGGGAGGGACCTAGGGTGGAGGTGGGGACCACAGACTCAAGATGCCCCACCCAGGCGAGTGCATAACCTGGTCCTCCCCTCTGCAAAGCCAGGAATCCGAGTCCCCTGCCCCTCTTCCCTCGGACCCAGCAGCCccggcccagcccctcctccctcggaCCCGTGGGTTCTCCCCCTAGGAGGAGCTCTGCGGCGCCCTCTGGCGGCTGGTCCTGGCACAGCGCTGGATGGAGCGGCTCAAGACTGTGGCTGGGTCCAAGATGCGAGGCTTGCTGGAGCGCGTGAACACGGAGATACACTTTGTCACCAAATGTGCCTTTCAG CCCCCCCGCAGCTGTCTTCGCTTCGTCCAGACCAACATCTCCCGCTTCCTGCAGGAGACCTCCGAGCAGCTGGTCTCTCTGAAGCCCTGGATCACTCGCCGGAATTTCTCCCGGTGCCTGGAGCTGCAGTGTCAGCCCG ACTCCTCGACCCTGCCACCCCCACAGAATTCTGGGGCCCTGGAGGCCACAGCGCCAACAGCCCCACCGTCCCCCCtgctcttcctgctgctgctgcccatGGGCCTCCTGCTGCTGGCCGCTGCCTGGTGCCTGCACTGGCAGAGGACACAGCAGAGGATGTCCTGTGCTGGGGAGCAG GTGCCCCCCATCCCCAGTCCCCAGAACCTGCTGCTTGTGGAGCATTGACCCAGCCGGGGCCTCATCTTG atggagtcttgctctgtcaccaggctggagtgcagtggcactatcttggctcacagcaacctcagcaattctcctgcctcagcctctggagtagctgggattacag gggAAGACACTGA
- the FLT3LG gene encoding fms-related tyrosine kinase 3 ligand isoform X12, producing the protein MKSFHRNWCRRRKPGGGSGGNSAISKSHTRGGEAQGRAGQGLGHGCPRLVLLSLPRPSRRRHEGPPAEMTVLVPAWSPTTRLLLLLLLSSELSGTQDCSFQFSPISSDFAAKIRELGGLHLSSSDPPTSASQSAGYYRREPLCWELSPLFEAKSDYLLQDYPVTVASNLQDEELCGALWRLVLAQRWMERLKTVAGSKMRGLLERVNTEIHFVTKCAFQPPRSCLRFVQTNISRFLQETSEQLVSLKPWITRRNFSRCLELQCQPDSSTLPPPQNSGALEATAPTAPPSPLLFLLLLPMGLLLLAAAWCLHWQRTQQRMSCAGEQVPPIPSPQNLLLVEH; encoded by the exons ATGAAGAGTTTTCACCGTAACTGGTGCAGACGCAGGAAGCCTGGGGGAGGAAGCGGGGGAAACTCGGCCATATCAAAGTCACACACCAGAGGAGGGGAGGCGCAGGGGCGGGCAGGGCAGGGGTTGGGGCATGGGTGTCCAAGACTTGTTCTTCTGTCCCTTCCAAGACCCAGCCGCAGAAGGCATGAGGGTCCCCCGGCCGAGATGACAGTGCTGGTGCCAGCCTGGAGTCCAACA ACTcgtctcctgctgctgctgctgctgagctcGGAACTCAGTGGGACCCAGGACTGCTCCTTCCAGTTCAGCCCCATCTCCTCCGACTTCGCTGCCAAAATCCGTGAGCTG ggtggtctccatctgagctcaagcgatcctcccacctcggcctcccaaagtgctggatattacaggcgtgagccactgtgctgggagcTGTCGCCCCTTTTTGAGGCCAAG TCTGACTACTTGCTTCAAGATTATCCGGTCACAGTGGCCTCCAATCTGCAGGAC GAGGAGCTCTGCGGCGCCCTCTGGCGGCTGGTCCTGGCACAGCGCTGGATGGAGCGGCTCAAGACTGTGGCTGGGTCCAAGATGCGAGGCTTGCTGGAGCGCGTGAACACGGAGATACACTTTGTCACCAAATGTGCCTTTCAG CCCCCCCGCAGCTGTCTTCGCTTCGTCCAGACCAACATCTCCCGCTTCCTGCAGGAGACCTCCGAGCAGCTGGTCTCTCTGAAGCCCTGGATCACTCGCCGGAATTTCTCCCGGTGCCTGGAGCTGCAGTGTCAGCCCG ACTCCTCGACCCTGCCACCCCCACAGAATTCTGGGGCCCTGGAGGCCACAGCGCCAACAGCCCCACCGTCCCCCCtgctcttcctgctgctgctgcccatGGGCCTCCTGCTGCTGGCCGCTGCCTGGTGCCTGCACTGGCAGAGGACACAGCAGAGGATGTCCTGTGCTGGGGAGCAG GTGCCCCCCATCCCCAGTCCCCAGAACCTGCTGCTTGTGGAGCATTGA
- the FLT3LG gene encoding fms-related tyrosine kinase 3 ligand isoform X15 produces the protein MKSFHRNWCRRRKPGGGSGGNSAISKSHTRGGEAQGRAGQGLGHGCPRLVLLSLPRPSRRRHEGPPAEMTVLVPAWSPTTRLLLLLLLSSELSGTQDCSFQFSPISSDFAAKIRELPPRSCLRFVQTNISRFLQETSEQLVSLKPWITRRNFSRCLELQCQPGAPHPQSPEPAACGALTQPGPHLDGVLLCHQAGVQWHYLGSQQPQQFSCLSLWSSWDYRLECNGTISAHWNFHLLGSSNSSASASQVAGTTGEDTEVHRGESPARDCTARTQRKLARGWSLPWARCPSRFLPRMEATPEPSTGPIYPTLYKAVVP, from the exons ATGAAGAGTTTTCACCGTAACTGGTGCAGACGCAGGAAGCCTGGGGGAGGAAGCGGGGGAAACTCGGCCATATCAAAGTCACACACCAGAGGAGGGGAGGCGCAGGGGCGGGCAGGGCAGGGGTTGGGGCATGGGTGTCCAAGACTTGTTCTTCTGTCCCTTCCAAGACCCAGCCGCAGAAGGCATGAGGGTCCCCCGGCCGAGATGACAGTGCTGGTGCCAGCCTGGAGTCCAACA ACTcgtctcctgctgctgctgctgctgagctcGGAACTCAGTGGGACCCAGGACTGCTCCTTCCAGTTCAGCCCCATCTCCTCCGACTTCGCTGCCAAAATCCGTGAGCTG CCCCCCCGCAGCTGTCTTCGCTTCGTCCAGACCAACATCTCCCGCTTCCTGCAGGAGACCTCCGAGCAGCTGGTCTCTCTGAAGCCCTGGATCACTCGCCGGAATTTCTCCCGGTGCCTGGAGCTGCAGTGTCAGCCCG GTGCCCCCCATCCCCAGTCCCCAGAACCTGCTGCTTGTGGAGCATTGACCCAGCCGGGGCCTCATCTTG atggagtcttgctctgtcaccaggctggagtgcagtggcactatcttggctcacagcaacctcagcaattctcctgcctcagcctctggagtagctgggattacag gctggagtgcaatggcacgatttctgCTCACTGGAACTTTcatctgctgggttcaagcaattcttctgcctcggcctctcaagtagctgggactacag gggAAGACACTGAGGTACACAGAGGGGAGTCACCAGCCAGAGACTGCACAGCTCGGACACAGAGGAAGTTGGCTAGAGGATGGTCCCTTCCTTGGGCCCGATGCCCCTCTCGCTTCCTCCCCAGGATGGAGGCAACACCAGAACCCAGCACCGGCCCCATTTACCCAACTCTGTACAAAGCTGTTGTCCCATGA
- the FLT3LG gene encoding fms-related tyrosine kinase 3 ligand isoform X10, protein MKSFHRNWCRRRKPGGGSGGNSAISKSHTRGGEAQGRAGQGLGHGCPRLVLLSLPRPSRRRHEGPPAEMTVLVPAWSPTTRLLLLLLLSSELSGTQDCSFQFSPISSDFAAKIRELEELCGALWRLVLAQRWMERLKTVAGSKMRGLLERVNTEIHFVTKCAFQPPRSCLRFVQTNISRFLQETSEQLVSLKPWITRRNFSRCLELQCQPGAPHPQSPEPAACGALTQPGPHLDGVLLCHQAGVQWHYLGSQQPQQFSCLSLWSSWDYRLECNGTISAHWNFHLLGSSNSSASASQVAGTTGEDTEVHRGESPARDCTARTQRKLARGWSLPWARCPSRFLPRMEATPEPSTGPIYPTLYKAVVP, encoded by the exons ATGAAGAGTTTTCACCGTAACTGGTGCAGACGCAGGAAGCCTGGGGGAGGAAGCGGGGGAAACTCGGCCATATCAAAGTCACACACCAGAGGAGGGGAGGCGCAGGGGCGGGCAGGGCAGGGGTTGGGGCATGGGTGTCCAAGACTTGTTCTTCTGTCCCTTCCAAGACCCAGCCGCAGAAGGCATGAGGGTCCCCCGGCCGAGATGACAGTGCTGGTGCCAGCCTGGAGTCCAACA ACTcgtctcctgctgctgctgctgctgagctcGGAACTCAGTGGGACCCAGGACTGCTCCTTCCAGTTCAGCCCCATCTCCTCCGACTTCGCTGCCAAAATCCGTGAGCTG GAGGAGCTCTGCGGCGCCCTCTGGCGGCTGGTCCTGGCACAGCGCTGGATGGAGCGGCTCAAGACTGTGGCTGGGTCCAAGATGCGAGGCTTGCTGGAGCGCGTGAACACGGAGATACACTTTGTCACCAAATGTGCCTTTCAG CCCCCCCGCAGCTGTCTTCGCTTCGTCCAGACCAACATCTCCCGCTTCCTGCAGGAGACCTCCGAGCAGCTGGTCTCTCTGAAGCCCTGGATCACTCGCCGGAATTTCTCCCGGTGCCTGGAGCTGCAGTGTCAGCCCG GTGCCCCCCATCCCCAGTCCCCAGAACCTGCTGCTTGTGGAGCATTGACCCAGCCGGGGCCTCATCTTG atggagtcttgctctgtcaccaggctggagtgcagtggcactatcttggctcacagcaacctcagcaattctcctgcctcagcctctggagtagctgggattacag gctggagtgcaatggcacgatttctgCTCACTGGAACTTTcatctgctgggttcaagcaattcttctgcctcggcctctcaagtagctgggactacag gggAAGACACTGAGGTACACAGAGGGGAGTCACCAGCCAGAGACTGCACAGCTCGGACACAGAGGAAGTTGGCTAGAGGATGGTCCCTTCCTTGGGCCCGATGCCCCTCTCGCTTCCTCCCCAGGATGGAGGCAACACCAGAACCCAGCACCGGCCCCATTTACCCAACTCTGTACAAAGCTGTTGTCCCATGA
- the FLT3LG gene encoding fms-related tyrosine kinase 3 ligand isoform X17 codes for MKSFHRNWCRRRKPGGGSGGNSAISKSHTRGGEAQGRAGQGLGHGCPRLVLLSLPRPSRRRHEGPPAEMTVLVPAWSPTTRLLLLLLLSSELSGTQDCSFQFSPISSDFAAKIRELSDYLLQDYPVTVASNLQDEELCGALWRLVLAQRWMERLKTVAGSKMRGLLERVNTEIHFVTKCAFQPPRSCLRFVQTNISRFLQETSEQLVSLKPWITRRNFSRCLELQCQPGAPHPQSPEPAACGALTQPGPHLGEDTEVHRGESPARDCTARTQRKLARGWSLPWARCPSRFLPRMEATPEPSTGPIYPTLYKAVVP; via the exons ATGAAGAGTTTTCACCGTAACTGGTGCAGACGCAGGAAGCCTGGGGGAGGAAGCGGGGGAAACTCGGCCATATCAAAGTCACACACCAGAGGAGGGGAGGCGCAGGGGCGGGCAGGGCAGGGGTTGGGGCATGGGTGTCCAAGACTTGTTCTTCTGTCCCTTCCAAGACCCAGCCGCAGAAGGCATGAGGGTCCCCCGGCCGAGATGACAGTGCTGGTGCCAGCCTGGAGTCCAACA ACTcgtctcctgctgctgctgctgctgagctcGGAACTCAGTGGGACCCAGGACTGCTCCTTCCAGTTCAGCCCCATCTCCTCCGACTTCGCTGCCAAAATCCGTGAGCTG TCTGACTACTTGCTTCAAGATTATCCGGTCACAGTGGCCTCCAATCTGCAGGAC GAGGAGCTCTGCGGCGCCCTCTGGCGGCTGGTCCTGGCACAGCGCTGGATGGAGCGGCTCAAGACTGTGGCTGGGTCCAAGATGCGAGGCTTGCTGGAGCGCGTGAACACGGAGATACACTTTGTCACCAAATGTGCCTTTCAG CCCCCCCGCAGCTGTCTTCGCTTCGTCCAGACCAACATCTCCCGCTTCCTGCAGGAGACCTCCGAGCAGCTGGTCTCTCTGAAGCCCTGGATCACTCGCCGGAATTTCTCCCGGTGCCTGGAGCTGCAGTGTCAGCCCG GTGCCCCCCATCCCCAGTCCCCAGAACCTGCTGCTTGTGGAGCATTGACCCAGCCGGGGCCTCATCTTG gggAAGACACTGAGGTACACAGAGGGGAGTCACCAGCCAGAGACTGCACAGCTCGGACACAGAGGAAGTTGGCTAGAGGATGGTCCCTTCCTTGGGCCCGATGCCCCTCTCGCTTCCTCCCCAGGATGGAGGCAACACCAGAACCCAGCACCGGCCCCATTTACCCAACTCTGTACAAAGCTGTTGTCCCATGA
- the FLT3LG gene encoding fms-related tyrosine kinase 3 ligand isoform X7, giving the protein MKSFHRNWCRRRKPGGGSGGNSAISKSHTRGGEAQGRAGQGLGHGCPRLVLLSLPRPSRRRHEGPPAEMTVLVPAWSPTTRLLLLLLLSSELSGTQDCSFQFSPISSDFAAKIRELGGLHLSSSDPPTSASQSAGYYRREPLCWELSPLFEAKSDYLLQDYPVTVASNLQDEELCGALWRLVLAQRWMERLKTVAGSKMRGLLERVNTEIHFVTKCAFQPPRSCLRFVQTNISRFLQETSEQLVSLKPWITRRNFSRCLELQCQPGAPHPQSPEPAACGALTQPGPHLDGVLLCHQAGVQWHYLGSQQPQQFSCLSLWSSWDYRLECNGTISAHWNFHLLGSSNSSASASQVAGTTGEDTEVHRGESPARDCTARTQRKLARGWSLPWARCPSRFLPRMEATPEPSTGPIYPTLYKAVVP; this is encoded by the exons ATGAAGAGTTTTCACCGTAACTGGTGCAGACGCAGGAAGCCTGGGGGAGGAAGCGGGGGAAACTCGGCCATATCAAAGTCACACACCAGAGGAGGGGAGGCGCAGGGGCGGGCAGGGCAGGGGTTGGGGCATGGGTGTCCAAGACTTGTTCTTCTGTCCCTTCCAAGACCCAGCCGCAGAAGGCATGAGGGTCCCCCGGCCGAGATGACAGTGCTGGTGCCAGCCTGGAGTCCAACA ACTcgtctcctgctgctgctgctgctgagctcGGAACTCAGTGGGACCCAGGACTGCTCCTTCCAGTTCAGCCCCATCTCCTCCGACTTCGCTGCCAAAATCCGTGAGCTG ggtggtctccatctgagctcaagcgatcctcccacctcggcctcccaaagtgctggatattacaggcgtgagccactgtgctgggagcTGTCGCCCCTTTTTGAGGCCAAG TCTGACTACTTGCTTCAAGATTATCCGGTCACAGTGGCCTCCAATCTGCAGGAC GAGGAGCTCTGCGGCGCCCTCTGGCGGCTGGTCCTGGCACAGCGCTGGATGGAGCGGCTCAAGACTGTGGCTGGGTCCAAGATGCGAGGCTTGCTGGAGCGCGTGAACACGGAGATACACTTTGTCACCAAATGTGCCTTTCAG CCCCCCCGCAGCTGTCTTCGCTTCGTCCAGACCAACATCTCCCGCTTCCTGCAGGAGACCTCCGAGCAGCTGGTCTCTCTGAAGCCCTGGATCACTCGCCGGAATTTCTCCCGGTGCCTGGAGCTGCAGTGTCAGCCCG GTGCCCCCCATCCCCAGTCCCCAGAACCTGCTGCTTGTGGAGCATTGACCCAGCCGGGGCCTCATCTTG atggagtcttgctctgtcaccaggctggagtgcagtggcactatcttggctcacagcaacctcagcaattctcctgcctcagcctctggagtagctgggattacag gctggagtgcaatggcacgatttctgCTCACTGGAACTTTcatctgctgggttcaagcaattcttctgcctcggcctctcaagtagctgggactacag gggAAGACACTGAGGTACACAGAGGGGAGTCACCAGCCAGAGACTGCACAGCTCGGACACAGAGGAAGTTGGCTAGAGGATGGTCCCTTCCTTGGGCCCGATGCCCCTCTCGCTTCCTCCCCAGGATGGAGGCAACACCAGAACCCAGCACCGGCCCCATTTACCCAACTCTGTACAAAGCTGTTGTCCCATGA